The genomic region GCCCGGCATCGCCGAGCCCGCGATCCAGGAGGGGCACCACGTCGCCCGCGTGATCAGGGCCAGGCTGGAAGGCCGCGAGCACAAGCCGTTCAAGTACCTCGACCTCGGCACCATGGCCACGATCTCGCCGGGTGACGCCGTCGCGGACATCAAGAAGCTGCGACTCACCGGGGTCATCGGCAAGGTGGCCTGGGCCGTGGTGCACATCGCGTTCCTGGTCGGCTGGCGCAACCGGCTGGCCGTGCTCGCGAACTGGGGCTGGAACATCGTCACCGGCCGCAGGACGCAGTCGATCATCCTGGAGCCGGTGGAGGCGATAGAGCGGCGATAAGCCGCAGGTCTAACGTCCAACGCACCCGACGGCCGGGTCGGGTGCTCCGTGAGCCAGCGGAAGTGGACGTATGTCGAACCAGGTGAACCAGCTGCCGGTCGAGGTCGTGCGGTGGCCGGTGGACGCGGCGGCACGGGAGGCGTGCCAGCGCAGCGGGACGTTGTGCCTGCTGGTGCTGGAGAAGAACGTGCCGGCGCCCGTGCTGACGGACATGCGGGAGGACTGGGTCCGCGCGCCCGTGCCACACCAGGACCTCGCCGTGCGCATCGCGATGCTGAGGGCCCGTGCGGCCCGCTATGCCGTGCCGGAGCTCGACGCGTCCGGCATCCTGCGCTTCCGGGCCAGATCCGTGGTGCTGAGCCCGACCGAGCGGGCGCTGATGGCCGAGCTGCTGCGCCGGTTCCGCGGGCTGACCAGCCGGGAGGACCTGCTGGGCCGGCTGCCGACGCAGGACGGCGACACCAGCAACGCGCTGCACCTGCACATCATGCGGTTGCGCCGGCGGATCGCCCCGCTCGGCCTGGTGATCAAGACGTTGTGGAACCAGGGCTACCAGCTGGGTCCCGCCAGCGCCTAAGAGCACGACCCGTGCCGGTTGCCCCTGCACGGCACGGGTCGTGAGCCGAACGCGGCGGGTCAGATGTTCTGGTTCGCGAAGCCCTTGGTCGCGATCTTCGACAGCATCGA from Lentzea guizhouensis harbors:
- a CDS encoding helix-turn-helix domain-containing protein gives rise to the protein MSNQVNQLPVEVVRWPVDAAAREACQRSGTLCLLVLEKNVPAPVLTDMREDWVRAPVPHQDLAVRIAMLRARAARYAVPELDASGILRFRARSVVLSPTERALMAELLRRFRGLTSREDLLGRLPTQDGDTSNALHLHIMRLRRRIAPLGLVIKTLWNQGYQLGPASA